The Dermacentor albipictus isolate Rhodes 1998 colony chromosome 2, USDA_Dalb.pri_finalv2, whole genome shotgun sequence genome has a segment encoding these proteins:
- the LOC135918149 gene encoding uncharacterized protein, producing MPKNQNTLACNLDKKTRTTQDVHFSAPSQLPEVTRTQATSGTRLYHCSAVEIASTSGFATAVSQHVGDNAYEIIGPDDESPQGANDISVAEVSPIPPEVTMTGGTAAIDTETAMSTAAATVYEASSSVSASAAVSEGTAPGLVEQHVCYHCDFFCSAYNSFAQHTKAFHHDCEPLFLCSKCKVCNKHHFKI from the exons atgccaaaaaatcaaaacacattggcatgcaatttggacaagaaaacta ggacaacccaggacgtgcatttctcagcacccagtcaactgccagaagtgactcgaacacaggccacca gtggcactcggctgtaccactgcagtgctgtggaaattgccagcaccagcggctttgcaacagctgtttcacagcatgtcg gagacaatgcctacgaaattattggccctgatgacgagagccctcaaggggcaaacgacatctctgttgcagaagtgagcccgataccacctgaagttaccatgacaggtggcacggcagcaatagatacagagacggccatgtctactgcagctgcaacagtgtacgaggcaagcagcagtgtgtcggcatcagcagcagtgtcagaaggaaccgcaccaggcctggtagagcaacatgtgtgctatcactgtgactttttttgtagtgcatacaactcatttgctcaacatacgaaagcttttcaccacgactgtgagccattgttcttgtgcagcaagtgcaaagtgtgcaacaagcatcactttaagatatga